In Plantibacter sp. PA-3-X8, one DNA window encodes the following:
- a CDS encoding CoA transferase, translated as MNRSVLVDDTLRIAVGLDPGGIDREATGAAGLLASRFAVLELAAAAVGAVEDAADRLRIALGYEPMHTALDLERIAAAYQSDRLLRIDGAAVDAFAPLSGFFAAADGWVRTHANYPHHRRRLSAMLGIGDDATRAELASAIASRSALDLESEAAGVGALLVAVRSAAEWSSTPQASVGDGPLVRRHGGSTGSRIASWVRPTRRQPLRGLRVLDLTRVIAGPVSTRTLALLGADVLRVDPPQVPEIPWQHTDSGQGKRTAALDASTPRGLATLQTLSDEADILVTGYRPHALERLGLRGRDGLVTGSVDAWGTTGPWGDRRGFDSLVQAATGIALVEGKDGAPGALPAQALDHSAGYLLAAAIVDDVAAVVGGGDAGRSSVSLARVGAALQRLPRSEERPPSDLPGARCLVTHGAVTTARPGLSAFDDHASPAAVLGSAEPQWTPRS; from the coding sequence ATGAACCGTTCCGTCCTCGTCGACGACACCCTCCGCATCGCCGTGGGCCTGGACCCGGGAGGAATCGACCGTGAGGCGACCGGTGCGGCGGGACTCCTGGCCTCCCGATTCGCCGTCCTGGAGCTCGCCGCGGCCGCCGTCGGCGCCGTGGAGGATGCCGCCGACCGACTCCGCATCGCCCTCGGATACGAGCCGATGCACACGGCTCTCGACCTCGAGCGGATCGCCGCGGCCTACCAGAGCGACCGCCTGTTGCGGATCGACGGAGCAGCCGTGGACGCGTTCGCGCCACTGTCCGGCTTCTTCGCCGCGGCCGACGGCTGGGTGCGCACGCACGCGAACTACCCCCACCATCGTCGCCGCCTGAGCGCCATGCTCGGGATCGGCGACGATGCCACCCGCGCAGAGCTCGCCTCGGCGATCGCCTCCCGCTCGGCTCTCGACCTGGAATCGGAGGCCGCCGGGGTCGGCGCACTGCTCGTCGCCGTCCGGAGCGCTGCCGAATGGTCGTCCACACCGCAGGCCTCGGTCGGTGACGGACCGCTCGTCAGGCGCCACGGTGGCTCCACCGGCTCGAGGATCGCCTCGTGGGTGCGGCCGACGAGGCGGCAACCCTTGCGCGGCCTCCGCGTCCTCGACCTGACGCGGGTGATCGCCGGTCCGGTGTCCACGAGGACCCTCGCGCTCCTCGGCGCGGACGTCCTGCGCGTGGATCCACCGCAGGTCCCCGAGATCCCGTGGCAGCACACCGACAGCGGCCAGGGGAAGCGGACAGCGGCGCTCGACGCGTCGACACCGCGCGGCCTCGCGACACTGCAGACGCTGAGCGACGAGGCCGACATCCTGGTGACGGGGTACCGACCACACGCCCTTGAGCGCCTCGGTCTGCGAGGTCGCGACGGTCTGGTCACCGGCTCCGTCGACGCCTGGGGTACGACGGGGCCCTGGGGTGATCGACGCGGTTTCGACAGCCTGGTCCAGGCCGCCACGGGCATCGCGCTGGTCGAAGGGAAGGACGGCGCCCCGGGTGCCCTGCCTGCTCAGGCGCTCGACCACAGCGCGGGATACCTGCTGGCGGCGGCCATCGTCGACGACGTGGCGGCGGTCGTCGGCGGCGGTGATGCCGGCCGGTCGTCGGTGTCGCTCGCCCGCGTCGGTGCGGCGCTCCAGCGACTGCCACGATCCGAGGAACGCCCGCCGTCGGACCTCCCGGGAGCGCGGTGCCTGGTGACCCACGGTGCGGTGACGACGGCCCGCCCCGGGCTCAGCGCCTTCGACGACCATGCGTCCCCGGCGGCGGTCCTGGGGAGCGCCGAACCGCAGTGGACCCCGCGCAGCTGA
- a CDS encoding glutamate synthase subunit beta has protein sequence MADPKGFLKVPERELPKRRPVPVRIMDWKEVYEQSDPATVRKQAGRCMDCGIPFCHQGCPLGNLIPEWNDLMWRGEGRSAIERLHATNNFPEFTGRLCPAPCESSCVLGINQPAVTIKQVEVSIIDQAFANGWVESHPPERLTGKTVAVVGSGPAGLAAAQQLTRAGHTVAVYERDDRIGGLLRYGIPDFKMEKKHLDIRLKQMQDEGTRFRAGVNIGVDISWDELRARYDAVVIATGAMVPRDLPIPGRDFSGVHFAMEYLVQANRVGAGDTVSDQITAEDKHVVVLGGGDTGADCIGTAHRQGAASVTNLAIGTQPAGERPEHQPWPMMPTLFEVASAHEEGGNREYLVSTVEFLANEAGEVRAIRVAETEFVDGRRVPKSGTEREIPADLVLLALGFTGPEGETLESQFKLPFTGRGNVAREHDYQTNQPGVFVAGDAGRGQSLIVWAIAEGRAAASAVDQYLEGETQLPFPVRPTDQPISL, from the coding sequence GTGGCTGATCCCAAGGGATTCCTGAAGGTACCGGAGCGCGAGCTCCCGAAGCGCCGGCCCGTGCCGGTCCGCATCATGGACTGGAAAGAGGTCTACGAGCAGAGCGACCCCGCGACCGTCCGCAAGCAGGCTGGTCGCTGCATGGACTGCGGCATCCCGTTCTGCCACCAGGGCTGCCCGCTGGGCAACCTCATCCCGGAGTGGAACGACCTGATGTGGCGAGGCGAGGGCCGCTCGGCCATCGAGCGCTTGCACGCCACGAACAACTTCCCGGAGTTCACGGGTCGTCTCTGCCCGGCGCCGTGCGAGAGTTCGTGCGTGCTGGGCATCAACCAGCCCGCCGTGACCATCAAGCAGGTCGAGGTCTCGATCATCGATCAGGCGTTCGCCAACGGGTGGGTCGAGTCCCACCCGCCGGAGCGGCTGACCGGCAAGACGGTCGCCGTCGTCGGCTCCGGGCCGGCCGGCCTCGCCGCAGCCCAGCAGCTGACGCGTGCCGGCCACACGGTCGCGGTCTACGAGCGCGACGACCGCATCGGCGGTCTGCTGCGCTACGGCATCCCCGACTTCAAGATGGAGAAGAAGCACCTCGACATCCGGCTGAAGCAGATGCAGGACGAGGGCACCCGGTTCCGCGCCGGCGTGAACATCGGGGTCGACATCAGCTGGGACGAGCTCCGCGCCCGCTACGACGCCGTCGTCATCGCCACCGGTGCCATGGTGCCGCGCGACCTCCCGATCCCCGGTCGTGACTTCTCCGGGGTCCACTTCGCGATGGAGTACCTCGTGCAGGCGAACCGCGTCGGCGCCGGAGACACGGTCTCCGACCAGATCACGGCGGAGGACAAGCACGTGGTGGTCCTCGGCGGCGGCGACACCGGTGCCGACTGCATCGGCACGGCGCACCGTCAGGGTGCCGCCTCCGTCACGAACCTCGCCATCGGCACGCAGCCGGCGGGGGAGCGGCCCGAGCACCAGCCGTGGCCGATGATGCCGACGCTCTTCGAGGTCGCGAGTGCGCACGAAGAGGGCGGCAACCGCGAGTACCTGGTGTCGACCGTCGAGTTCCTCGCCAACGAGGCCGGCGAGGTGCGGGCGATCCGCGTCGCCGAGACGGAGTTCGTCGACGGCCGTCGCGTGCCGAAGAGCGGCACCGAGCGGGAGATCCCCGCCGACCTCGTCCTGCTCGCACTCGGGTTCACGGGCCCGGAGGGCGAGACCCTCGAGTCGCAGTTCAAGCTCCCCTTCACCGGGCGCGGCAACGTGGCACGGGAGCACGACTACCAGACCAACCAGCCCGGCGTGTTCGTCGCGGGTGACGCCGGTCGTGGCCAGTCCCTCATCGTCTGGGCGATCGCCGAGGGCCGCGCTGCGGCGTCGGCCGTCGACCAGTACCTCGAGGGTGAGACCCAGCTTCCCTTCCCGGTCCGTCCCACGGATCAGCCCATCTCCCTCTAG
- a CDS encoding DUF885 domain-containing protein, which produces MSHEEPRQSTPIDVIAESWVETLVQLKPEVGTYIGRTDIGGRYGDYSPAGHEAYIEAASRTLRELRSAAPVDAVDRVTQTDLSAELELDLASSEAGLQYRDLNVIASPSQELRDVFDLMPTATVEDWSTIRTRLGALPDAVDGYIETLRAGIARGITPARRQVAEVYEQVLRTGAGDGFFIGFAANAGPADGQLPASLAGELSTGAGAAAVAYNRLADFLAHELLPAATQEDAIGRELYALQSRRFLGATVDLDESYEWGIEELARMVSEQEAIANEILPGASVEEAVAFLEQDPARKLHGTDALQRWMQETSDRAVEELGRTHFDIPQEIRALECMIAPTQEGGIYYTGPTDDFSRPGRMWWSVPAGVTEFDTWRELTTVYHEGVPGHHLQIGQAVVNRKTLNLWRRQLAGTSGHAEGWALYAERLMEQLGYLDDPADRLGMLDGQRMRAARVVLDIGVHLGKPLPDGSGTWTAEYAFDFMGRNVNMSPEFVRFEVNRYLGWPGQAPSYKIGQRIWEQLRDDAARRAGDAFDIKDFHRRALDLGGVGLDTLRSAMLG; this is translated from the coding sequence ATGTCCCACGAAGAACCTCGTCAGAGCACACCGATCGACGTCATCGCCGAGAGCTGGGTGGAGACCCTCGTCCAGCTGAAGCCGGAGGTCGGTACCTACATCGGCCGCACGGACATCGGCGGACGGTACGGCGATTACTCGCCGGCCGGGCACGAGGCGTACATCGAAGCCGCGTCGCGCACGCTTCGCGAGCTGCGGTCCGCCGCACCGGTCGACGCCGTCGACCGCGTCACCCAGACCGACCTCTCGGCGGAGCTGGAGCTCGACCTCGCCTCGTCGGAGGCCGGTCTCCAGTACCGCGACCTCAACGTGATCGCGTCGCCGTCGCAGGAGCTGCGCGACGTCTTCGACCTGATGCCGACGGCCACGGTCGAGGACTGGAGCACCATCCGGACCCGCCTCGGCGCGTTGCCGGACGCGGTCGACGGGTACATCGAGACCCTGCGCGCGGGCATCGCCCGGGGGATCACCCCGGCACGCCGTCAGGTGGCCGAGGTGTACGAGCAGGTCCTCCGCACCGGCGCCGGCGACGGGTTCTTCATCGGCTTCGCCGCCAACGCCGGACCGGCGGACGGCCAGCTCCCGGCGTCCCTCGCCGGCGAACTCTCGACGGGTGCCGGTGCCGCAGCCGTCGCCTACAACCGTCTGGCGGACTTCCTCGCGCACGAACTGCTGCCTGCTGCAACCCAGGAGGACGCCATCGGCCGCGAGCTCTACGCGCTGCAGTCCCGCCGTTTCCTCGGCGCGACGGTCGACCTCGACGAGAGCTACGAGTGGGGCATCGAGGAACTGGCGCGCATGGTGTCGGAGCAGGAGGCGATCGCGAACGAGATCCTCCCCGGCGCGTCCGTCGAGGAGGCGGTCGCCTTCCTCGAACAGGATCCGGCGCGCAAGCTGCACGGCACCGACGCGCTCCAGCGGTGGATGCAGGAGACGAGTGACCGTGCGGTCGAGGAGCTGGGGCGGACGCACTTCGACATCCCGCAGGAGATCCGCGCGCTCGAGTGCATGATCGCGCCGACGCAGGAGGGTGGGATCTACTACACCGGCCCGACGGACGACTTCTCTCGCCCTGGCCGCATGTGGTGGTCCGTCCCCGCCGGCGTCACCGAGTTCGACACGTGGCGCGAGCTCACGACCGTCTACCACGAGGGTGTGCCAGGACATCACCTGCAGATCGGGCAGGCCGTCGTCAACCGGAAGACGCTCAACCTCTGGCGTCGACAGCTCGCCGGCACCTCCGGCCACGCCGAGGGCTGGGCGCTCTACGCCGAGCGCCTGATGGAACAGCTCGGATACCTCGACGACCCGGCGGACCGCCTGGGCATGCTCGACGGTCAGCGGATGCGCGCTGCCCGCGTCGTCCTCGACATCGGCGTGCACCTCGGCAAGCCGCTCCCGGACGGCAGCGGGACCTGGACCGCCGAGTACGCCTTCGACTTCATGGGTCGCAACGTCAACATGTCGCCGGAGTTCGTCCGGTTCGAGGTCAACCGGTACCTCGGTTGGCCCGGCCAGGCGCCGTCGTACAAGATCGGCCAGCGCATCTGGGAACAGCTCCGCGACGACGCGGCCCGCCGCGCCGGGGACGCCTTCGACATCAAGGACTTCCACCGTCGGGCACTGGACCTCGGTGGCGTCGGGCTCGACACGCTGCGGTCGGCGATGCTCGGATGA
- a CDS encoding ANTAR domain-containing response regulator: MTEQETPPAAPRRVVVAEDESLIRLDIVEILRDNGFEVVGEAGDGETAVALATELRPDLVIMDVKMPQLDGISAAERIGKAHIAPVVLLTAFSQKELVERASEAGALAYVVKPFTPNDLLPAIEIALSRYQQIITLEAEVADMVERFETRKLVDRAKGLLNEKMGLTEPEAFRWIQKASMDRRLTMHDVAQAIIEQLSAKK, from the coding sequence GTGACCGAGCAAGAGACCCCTCCCGCAGCCCCACGGCGCGTCGTCGTCGCTGAGGACGAATCCCTCATCCGCCTCGACATCGTCGAGATCCTCCGCGACAACGGTTTCGAGGTCGTCGGCGAGGCCGGCGACGGCGAGACCGCTGTCGCCCTCGCGACGGAACTCCGTCCGGATCTCGTGATCATGGACGTCAAGATGCCTCAGCTCGACGGCATCTCCGCGGCCGAGCGCATCGGTAAGGCGCACATCGCCCCGGTGGTCCTCCTCACGGCCTTCAGCCAGAAGGAGCTCGTCGAGCGGGCGAGTGAGGCAGGTGCCCTCGCCTACGTCGTGAAGCCGTTCACGCCGAACGACCTCCTTCCCGCGATCGAGATCGCCCTCTCGCGCTACCAGCAGATCATCACCCTCGAGGCCGAGGTCGCCGACATGGTCGAGCGCTTCGAGACCCGCAAGCTCGTCGACCGGGCGAAGGGCCTCCTCAACGAGAAGATGGGCCTCACCGAGCCCGAGGCGTTCCGCTGGATCCAGAAGGCCTCCATGGACCGCCGCCTCACCATGCACGATGTCGCGCAGGCCATCATCGAGCAGCTCAGCGCCAAGAAGTAG
- a CDS encoding hotdog fold thioesterase, whose product MTNETDDALEFLRTRGSGALAAKMGIEFTEFTVQRSVATMPVEGNTQPAMLLHGGAYVVLGESLGSMAANLFAGPGKLAVGIDINATHTRSATEGLVTGVCTPIHLGRSLTVHEIAVTDEQGRRCSTIRITNLIKDAPTG is encoded by the coding sequence ATGACGAACGAGACCGACGACGCACTCGAGTTCCTGCGGACGAGGGGCAGCGGCGCACTCGCCGCCAAGATGGGCATCGAGTTCACCGAGTTCACGGTGCAGCGATCCGTCGCCACCATGCCCGTCGAGGGCAACACCCAACCCGCGATGCTGCTGCACGGTGGGGCGTACGTCGTGCTCGGCGAGTCCCTCGGCTCCATGGCCGCCAACCTCTTCGCGGGCCCGGGCAAACTCGCGGTCGGCATCGACATCAACGCGACGCACACCAGGTCCGCCACCGAGGGCCTCGTGACAGGTGTCTGCACCCCGATCCACCTCGGTCGCTCGCTCACCGTGCACGAGATCGCCGTCACCGACGAGCAGGGACGACGATGCTCCACGATCCGCATCACGAACCTCATCAAGGACGCACCGACCGGCTGA
- the polA gene encoding DNA polymerase I encodes MSESEKPTLLVVDGHSLAFRAFYALPVDSFQTRDGQHTNAIHGFISMLISLLKNENPSHIAVAFDISRRSFRTREYPEYKGTRGETPAEFKGQVPLLEEALKAMNITTISKEDYEADDILATLAKQGAEEGFRVLVVSGDRDTIQLVTDDVTLLYPSSQGVSALTRYDGAKVFERYGIRPEQYPEIAALVGETSDNLPGIPKVGEKTAVKWLNQFGSLEQILERADEIAGKVGESLREHKENAVRNRRLNRLLTDVELPVGPKDLERRPIDADAVAAVFGRLEFRTLLDRVLKLDGLEANTDVSAPQAGGMVMPPQKELLDEELEAWITRAVAAHPAGIGLHLDLDGGLPVAAGLATPTEIVSLAWRPGEADYAPLEAWLASDAPKIMHDAKPQLQAVTRAGLTVGGLGYDTAVAGWLLRPSGGDKTIADLITRYLDETMPVADPNQLVPETDPVGAGGTAWYALRVAEATRTALDAGSLGVLLDMELPVLQVLAHMELTGVTVDHDILSGLSEQLGNRAAELASNAYEEIGREVNLGSPKQLQEVLFDQLAMPKTRANKTGFSTDAGALADLQEKSPHPFLGLLLEHRDATKLRQIVETLDKAITPDGRIHTTYVQIGTSTGRISSTDPNLQNIPVRTEEGRRIRAAFQAGSGYETLLTADYSQIEMRIMAHLSGDAGLIEAFKSGEDLHRFVGARIFGVAAEDVTPAMRNKVKAMSYGLAYGLSAFGLSKQLRISSAEAKQLMVDYFERFGAVRDYLRNVVEQAKLDGYTETIFGRRRLFPELSSPNRLVRENAERQALNAPIQGSAADIMKRAMIGIESELRSESLSSQMMLQVHDELIFEVAEGEWDALERIVRAQMAGAAELSVPLEVQIGRGHDWDAAAH; translated from the coding sequence GTGTCGGAATCAGAAAAGCCTACCCTCCTCGTCGTCGACGGCCACTCGCTCGCATTCCGGGCGTTCTACGCCCTGCCGGTCGACAGCTTCCAAACCCGCGACGGTCAGCACACGAACGCCATCCACGGCTTCATCTCCATGCTGATCAGCCTGCTCAAGAACGAGAACCCGAGTCACATCGCCGTGGCGTTCGACATCTCGCGCCGTTCCTTCCGCACCCGCGAGTACCCCGAGTACAAGGGCACGCGGGGTGAGACCCCGGCGGAGTTCAAGGGACAGGTGCCGCTGCTCGAAGAGGCGCTCAAGGCGATGAACATCACGACGATCAGCAAAGAGGACTACGAGGCCGACGACATCCTCGCCACCCTCGCCAAGCAGGGCGCGGAGGAGGGCTTCCGCGTGCTCGTCGTCTCCGGCGACCGCGACACCATCCAGCTCGTCACCGACGACGTCACCCTGCTGTACCCGTCGAGCCAGGGCGTCTCCGCGCTCACCCGGTACGACGGAGCCAAAGTCTTCGAGCGCTACGGCATCCGGCCGGAGCAGTACCCGGAGATCGCGGCGCTCGTCGGCGAGACGAGCGACAACCTCCCGGGCATCCCGAAGGTCGGCGAGAAGACCGCCGTGAAGTGGCTCAACCAGTTCGGCTCCCTCGAGCAGATCCTCGAGCGCGCCGACGAGATCGCCGGCAAGGTGGGGGAGAGCCTCCGCGAGCACAAGGAGAACGCGGTCCGCAACCGCCGCCTCAACCGGCTCCTCACCGACGTCGAACTGCCTGTCGGACCGAAGGACCTCGAACGCCGACCGATCGACGCGGACGCGGTGGCGGCCGTCTTCGGGCGGCTCGAGTTCCGCACGCTGCTCGATCGGGTCCTCAAACTCGACGGACTCGAGGCCAACACGGATGTGTCCGCGCCGCAGGCGGGCGGCATGGTCATGCCACCGCAGAAGGAGCTGCTCGACGAAGAGCTCGAGGCGTGGATCACCCGTGCCGTCGCCGCACATCCCGCCGGGATCGGTCTCCACCTCGACCTCGACGGAGGCCTGCCGGTCGCAGCCGGCCTCGCGACGCCCACGGAGATCGTCTCGCTCGCCTGGCGTCCCGGTGAGGCCGACTACGCGCCGCTCGAGGCGTGGTTGGCGAGCGACGCCCCGAAGATCATGCACGACGCCAAGCCGCAGCTCCAGGCGGTCACGCGCGCCGGCCTGACGGTCGGCGGTCTCGGCTACGACACCGCGGTCGCCGGTTGGCTCCTGCGTCCGAGCGGCGGCGACAAGACGATCGCCGACCTCATCACGCGCTATCTCGACGAGACGATGCCGGTCGCCGACCCGAACCAGCTCGTCCCCGAGACCGACCCCGTGGGTGCCGGCGGCACCGCCTGGTACGCCCTCCGCGTCGCCGAGGCGACCCGCACGGCGCTCGACGCCGGGTCACTCGGCGTCCTGCTCGACATGGAGCTGCCGGTCCTCCAGGTGCTGGCCCACATGGAGCTGACCGGCGTGACGGTCGACCACGATATCCTGAGCGGCCTGTCCGAGCAGCTCGGCAACCGGGCCGCGGAGCTCGCGAGCAACGCGTATGAGGAGATCGGCCGCGAGGTCAACCTCGGATCACCGAAGCAGCTGCAGGAGGTCCTCTTCGACCAGCTCGCCATGCCGAAGACACGCGCCAACAAGACGGGCTTCTCGACGGACGCCGGCGCCCTGGCCGATCTCCAGGAGAAGAGCCCGCATCCGTTCCTCGGGCTTCTCCTCGAACACCGCGATGCGACGAAGCTCCGCCAGATCGTGGAGACGCTCGACAAGGCGATCACGCCCGACGGCCGCATCCACACGACGTACGTGCAGATCGGGACCAGCACCGGTCGGATCTCCTCGACCGACCCGAACCTGCAGAACATCCCCGTGCGCACCGAGGAGGGACGCCGCATCCGTGCCGCCTTCCAAGCCGGCTCCGGGTACGAGACCCTGCTGACCGCCGACTACTCGCAGATCGAGATGCGGATCATGGCGCACCTCTCCGGCGACGCCGGCCTCATCGAGGCGTTCAAATCCGGCGAGGACCTCCACCGCTTCGTCGGCGCGCGCATCTTCGGCGTCGCCGCCGAGGACGTCACGCCCGCGATGCGCAACAAGGTGAAGGCGATGTCGTACGGACTCGCCTACGGTCTGAGCGCGTTCGGGCTCTCGAAGCAGCTGCGGATCTCGAGCGCTGAGGCGAAGCAGCTCATGGTCGACTACTTCGAGCGCTTCGGTGCGGTCCGCGACTACCTGCGCAACGTCGTCGAGCAGGCGAAGCTCGACGGCTACACCGAGACGATCTTCGGTCGTCGGAGGCTCTTCCCCGAGCTCTCGAGCCCCAACCGACTGGTCAGGGAGAACGCCGAACGTCAGGCGCTGAACGCCCCGATCCAGGGTTCGGCCGCCGACATCATGAAGCGCGCCATGATCGGCATCGAGTCCGAGCTGCGCTCCGAATCCCTCAGCTCGCAGATGATGCTGCAGGTGCACGACGAACTGATCTTCGAGGTCGCAGAAGGGGAGTGGGACGCCCTGGAGCGCATCGTCCGAGCACAGATGGCGGGTGCCGCCGAGCTGTCGGTGCCGCTGGAGGTCCAGATCGGCCGCGGGCACGATTGGGACGCCGCAGCCCACTGA
- a CDS encoding histidine phosphatase family protein, with protein sequence MRLILIRHGQTSSNVAGLLDTAIPGAVLTDLGETQAAALPKALVGERIDAVYASTAVRAQQTAAPVAEVSGLPVIVRDGLREISAGDNEMLGSPEAVQVYIDTIVAWAMGDLDTRMPGGENGHEVFARFDAVIEELEGSGLESVVVVSHGAMLRSWLGLRGANVDGHFIGTHPITNTGVIIVDGDTTTGWRVDTWTGDAVGGPELTTEADGPAAAVERGF encoded by the coding sequence ATGCGCCTCATCCTCATCAGACACGGTCAGACCTCGTCCAACGTCGCCGGCCTGCTCGACACCGCGATCCCCGGCGCCGTCCTCACCGACCTCGGCGAGACGCAGGCGGCCGCCCTCCCCAAAGCGCTCGTGGGGGAGCGGATCGACGCGGTCTACGCCTCCACCGCGGTGCGGGCGCAGCAGACCGCCGCACCTGTCGCCGAAGTCAGCGGGCTTCCCGTGATCGTCCGTGACGGACTCCGGGAGATCAGCGCCGGCGACAACGAGATGCTCGGGTCGCCCGAGGCCGTCCAGGTCTACATCGACACCATCGTGGCGTGGGCGATGGGAGACCTCGACACCCGGATGCCGGGCGGCGAGAACGGCCACGAGGTGTTCGCGCGCTTCGACGCCGTGATCGAGGAGCTCGAGGGTTCCGGACTGGAGAGCGTGGTGGTCGTGAGCCACGGAGCGATGCTCCGGTCCTGGCTCGGGCTGCGCGGGGCGAACGTCGACGGACACTTCATCGGCACGCACCCCATCACGAACACGGGCGTCATCATCGTCGACGGGGACACGACCACCGGTTGGCGGGTCGACACGTGGACGGGCGACGCCGTCGGCGGACCGGAGCTGACGACGGAGGCCGACGGTCCGGCCGCCGCCGTCGAGCGCGGCTTCTGA
- the pyk gene encoding pyruvate kinase: MRRAKIVATLGPAVSSYENIRAIIDAGVDVTRMNLSHGSYDVHEAIYANVRKATEDSGRAVAVLVDLQGPKIRLGKFEGGPYDLAVGDIFKITIEDILGTKEISSTTFKGLPQDVKPGDFLLIDDGKVKVEVVEADDTVVTTRVIVAGPVSNNKGINLPGVAVNVPALSEKDEADLRWGLRLGADLIALSFVRDAADIDRVHEIMAEEGRKVPVIAKIEKPQAVENLESIVEAFDAIMVARGDLGVELPLEAVPIVQKRAVELARRMAKPVIVATQMLESMISSPIPTRAETSDVANAVLDGADAVMLSGETSVGAYPVITVQTMARIVESTEIHGLDRVPPLGTKPRTQAGAITLAAVEVADFVEAKFLCVFTESGESVRRMARLRNRIPILAFTPDPAIRRRMALNWGVESFVVERVTHTDQMVAQVDEVLVATGKAAVGEPVIIISGSPPGIPGTTNDIRVHKVGDVL; the protein is encoded by the coding sequence ATGAGACGAGCCAAGATCGTCGCAACGCTGGGGCCTGCAGTCTCCAGCTATGAGAACATCCGGGCCATCATCGATGCGGGGGTCGATGTCACCCGGATGAACCTGAGCCACGGCAGCTACGACGTGCACGAGGCCATCTACGCCAACGTGCGCAAGGCCACCGAGGACTCCGGCCGTGCCGTCGCCGTCCTGGTCGACCTGCAGGGCCCGAAGATCCGCCTCGGCAAGTTCGAGGGCGGCCCGTACGACCTCGCCGTCGGCGACATCTTCAAGATCACCATCGAGGACATCCTCGGTACCAAGGAGATCTCCTCGACGACGTTCAAGGGCCTGCCCCAGGACGTCAAGCCGGGCGACTTCCTCCTGATCGACGACGGCAAGGTCAAGGTCGAGGTCGTTGAAGCGGACGACACCGTCGTGACCACTCGCGTCATCGTCGCCGGCCCCGTGTCGAACAACAAGGGCATCAACCTTCCCGGTGTCGCCGTCAACGTCCCCGCGCTCAGCGAGAAGGACGAAGCGGACCTCCGATGGGGACTGCGTCTCGGCGCCGACCTCATCGCCCTGTCCTTCGTGCGCGACGCGGCCGACATCGACCGCGTCCACGAGATCATGGCGGAGGAGGGCCGCAAGGTCCCCGTGATCGCCAAGATCGAGAAGCCGCAGGCCGTCGAGAACCTCGAGAGCATCGTCGAGGCGTTCGACGCGATCATGGTCGCCCGTGGCGACCTCGGTGTCGAGCTCCCGCTCGAGGCCGTCCCGATCGTGCAGAAGCGCGCGGTGGAGCTCGCCCGTCGTATGGCGAAGCCGGTCATCGTCGCGACGCAGATGCTCGAGTCGATGATCTCCAGCCCCATCCCGACCCGCGCGGAGACCTCCGACGTCGCGAACGCGGTGCTCGACGGTGCTGACGCGGTCATGCTCAGTGGCGAGACGAGTGTCGGCGCCTACCCGGTGATCACGGTCCAGACCATGGCCAGGATCGTCGAGTCGACCGAGATCCACGGTCTCGACCGCGTTCCGCCGCTCGGCACGAAGCCGCGCACCCAGGCCGGAGCGATCACGTTGGCGGCCGTCGAGGTGGCGGACTTCGTCGAGGCGAAGTTCCTCTGCGTCTTCACGGAGTCGGGCGAGTCGGTCCGCCGCATGGCCCGTCTCCGCAACCGGATCCCGATCCTGGCGTTCACGCCCGACCCGGCCATCCGTCGTCGGATGGCGCTGAACTGGGGCGTCGAGTCCTTCGTCGTCGAGCGCGTCACGCACACCGACCAGATGGTCGCCCAGGTGGACGAGGTCCTCGTCGCCACGGGCAAGGCCGCCGTCGGTGAGCCGGTCATCATCATCTCCGGTTCCCCTCCCGGCATCCCCGGGACGACGAACGACATCCGCGTCCACAAGGTGGGCGACGTCCTCTAG